The DNA region AGACGCTTCGACCTTCATTCGAACCTTCGGCATACTGTACGAGAGGTCGGCCACCTATTCAGCGATAACGCAAACATGTTTGCGTTTGTCGAGTACGTGGAGTTCAACTCCGGTTAGTCGGAGCTGTCCGCACCCTTCCGGTGGCTCACCTCTCCAGCGGCGACGAACCCGGTAGCCCAGAGCATGGCGAGTCCACCCCAGATGGGGCCTACACTCGACGCGAGGGCGGGATGTAGGACGGACGTGGCCCCGAAGACGCCCACGAGTCCCGCGGTGCTCCAGAGCGGGATCCGCCAGCCGACAGGTTTCACGCTAGCCAGCAACCCGAGCAGCAGGACGAGGAGAGAATACGTGACCATGTCCGCGTAGTGGCCGAGCTGGGCGTGGACATCGCCCGACGCTTGAAGGGCGTATTGATCCGCTGCGTAGACAGTAAGCGGAATCGCCGCGAGGACGACGAGTCCGACGAGAACGTGGCTGACCGAGCCCGTCGTCCGAACGCGGAGGACGTCCCGACCGGCAGGGTGGAGTGCAAAGGCAGCCAGCAGTAAGCCGCCTAGGAGCAGCGCTGGCGGGAAGAAGAATCCCGTTAGCACGTTCGCTCCCGTGATCACGACGTTGACGAGCAGAGCTTGTTGGATCCCCGCAACCCGTCGCTCGGGTTCGTAGAGTTGCACGAGGAGTCCGGCAACGACCGTCCAGAGCATCGTGACGAGCGCGAGGTCGTGGAGGTGGTGGACGGCCGGCACGCTGACGATCCAGGCCGTAAAGAGGAACGTGAGCGTGTCACCGAGGAATACCACCATGAGGGCGAGAAGCGCCACCACAGTCACGTAAAACGCGACGAGCCGGAGGCCCCCAGCTTGTCGAAGCAGCGCCGTTGGGTATTGCAGGCCAGTATCAGCGGTCATTATCTCTACGCACCTCTCTGCCCGAATTCTGCCGTCGGTTCGACGGTGATGGTGCCGGTCATTCCAGCCTGCTCGTGCGGGATGCAGTAGTACGTGTACGTTCCGGGCTTGTCGAACGTGTACGTGTACTCTTCGCCGCGGTCGAGGACACCGCCACCCCCGGATGCGCCATCTCGGGCGGCAGCCTCGTTCGTGAAGCCGCCACTGCTGAAGTACGCTGCTCCTGGTGGGAGCTCGTCCTCGTAAGCGGTCACCGTATGCGGAGCGTAGCCTACGGTCCGCCAGACGACCGTTTCGCCCACGGGAATCGTGACCGCGTCCGGTTCGAATCGGTTGTCGTCGGTCATCTCGACGAGTGTCCCATCTACGTCCCCGGGCGACTCTCCCGATGCGCCCAGGCCGATGCATCCTGACAGTGAGAGGCTAAAACCGAGCGTCGTCCCTACGCCCAGACCACGGAGGACCGACCGCCGGTTCACCAGCCACACCCCCGAGAACGTTGTTTGTCCGTTCCACGAGCGGCGGGGCGGTGGACGTCTGTGCTGGCACTTGCTGGACCGCGTATTTCGCGCCATATCCAGTTGGAAGCGCCTTTGCGCCGTGGCGATTTGCGCCAACATGTTTGCATCCTCACGGCGGCTCAAGCGTTGTTACTTGATGTGGAACATTCAGTCACGATACGGGTAGTCTGAAGTGGGCAACATGTTTGCGAGAATTGCCATATGACCACGCCACAACGTATGAACTGGAGACTTATGACCGACGAAACTACGACTGAAACCGTTGTACAGACTCCTCAATGGCGGAAAACGTTCGGCGTCAACTGGACCCGAGTCGAGGGAGTACTCGGCGTCGGCGCGCTGCTCACCTCGTTCATCTGGTTCCTGGGGATGCCGACTGGCATGGCAATCGGCGTCGGATTCGGGATCGTTCTCGTTCTGGACGTCGTCCGAGCACTGATCTTCAACTCCTCCCGACGCGATCGCTCCGAATTCGGTACGTCAGAATCCGCTAGGCAATAACACTCCGTCAGAAACGGGGTTTTGAGGCGGCCGAACTCGACCGTCTCACACCTCAAAGGACGATCCGTTCGTCAGTCGAACCGGAGCCTGCAGCGCCCATACATCTGACGCGCGATAATCACCCTACAGCGCTGCGAGCATCGGTCGAACGAGCCGCTTCCGTGCTTTCGTTCGATGGTCGAACGAGGGAGTGGTTTTCACAGGGGTTCGCGTACAGCCAAACCCATCACCTTTGAGAAAATCAATCGCCTATTGATACGCCATCTCGATGACACCATCGGATTCAGTTGAGATGAACACGACGATTAGTAAAGGCACTTCAGTAAGGGAATCGCGTGTTTTCCCTATCGTTTACAGGGTCCATAGTATTGGCCGAAACTCGCTGCGTAGTTTACTCTGTTACCCTCGATAGCGATCGGATCCAGTTCGGAACATACCCGAACGTGGTCCACGTACCGTTCCTGCGGGTGATA from Haloprofundus halobius includes:
- a CDS encoding cupredoxin domain-containing protein encodes the protein MTDDNRFEPDAVTIPVGETVVWRTVGYAPHTVTAYEDELPPGAAYFSSGGFTNEAAARDGASGGGGVLDRGEEYTYTFDKPGTYTYYCIPHEQAGMTGTITVEPTAEFGQRGA